One window of Leifsonia sp. AK011 genomic DNA carries:
- the rapZ gene encoding RNase adapter RapZ: protein MTTEAAQQEMLVVTGMSGAGRSTVGNALEDLGWYVVDNLPPQMLMPLVELAGHAGNALPRIAAVVDVRGGKLFSDVETAIDALRDTASVRVLFLDATDQALVRRFEQVRRPHPLQGGGTLLDGIEAERMRMTGIRESSDIVIDTSDLNIHQLATRVAEKFSDANTAGVQVTVMSFGFKYGLPTDSDLVADARFLPNPFWVPELAALTGRDELVRDYVMGQPGATEFVAAYTTALGPVLAGYQRENKRHATIAIGCTGGKHRSVAVAEALAAQLRDVPGVAVNVRHRDLGRE from the coding sequence ATGACGACCGAGGCCGCGCAGCAGGAGATGTTGGTTGTCACCGGCATGTCCGGTGCTGGCCGATCGACGGTCGGGAACGCCCTCGAGGACCTCGGTTGGTACGTCGTCGACAACCTGCCCCCGCAGATGCTCATGCCGCTGGTCGAGCTAGCAGGCCATGCAGGCAACGCCCTTCCGCGTATTGCCGCCGTCGTCGATGTGCGCGGCGGCAAGCTGTTCTCGGATGTCGAGACGGCTATCGACGCCCTTCGCGACACCGCCTCCGTTCGCGTGCTCTTCCTCGACGCGACCGACCAGGCTCTTGTCCGCCGGTTCGAGCAGGTGCGCCGACCGCATCCACTCCAGGGCGGGGGAACGCTCCTCGACGGTATCGAAGCCGAGCGCATGCGCATGACCGGCATCCGGGAGTCGAGCGACATCGTCATCGACACCTCGGATCTGAACATCCACCAGCTTGCGACTCGTGTCGCGGAGAAGTTCTCCGACGCGAACACCGCTGGTGTGCAGGTCACCGTCATGAGCTTCGGTTTCAAGTACGGGCTCCCCACGGACTCTGACCTCGTCGCCGACGCGCGTTTCCTGCCCAACCCGTTCTGGGTGCCTGAACTGGCGGCCCTGACGGGCAGGGATGAGCTCGTTCGCGACTACGTGATGGGTCAGCCGGGTGCGACGGAGTTCGTCGCTGCATACACCACCGCGCTGGGTCCGGTGCTGGCCGGGTATCAGCGTGAGAACAAACGACACGCTACGATCGCCATTGGATGCACGGGGGGCAAGCACCGCTCGGTCGCAGTCGCAGAGGCCCTCGCAGCCCAGTTGCGGGATGTGCCGGGCGTAGCGGTCAACGTGAGGCATAGGGATCTCGGGCGCGAGTAG
- a CDS encoding superoxide dismutase — MAEYTLPELPYDYSALAPSISAEIMELHHSKHHQAYVTGANAALAGLAAARDAGDLANVNKLEKDLAFNLGGHVNHSIFWTNMSPDGGDKPTGDLESAIDDTFGSFDKFTAHFTAAAMGVQGSGWAALMWDSIGKNLIINQFFDQQANFAAGTVPLLLLDVWEHAYYLDYKNVRADYVKAFWNIANWENVQNRFTVAREKTDGLLVLS; from the coding sequence ATGGCTGAATACACCCTTCCGGAACTTCCCTACGACTACTCGGCGCTTGCCCCGAGCATCAGCGCGGAGATCATGGAGCTGCACCACAGCAAGCATCACCAGGCGTATGTCACCGGTGCGAACGCAGCCCTCGCCGGCCTCGCAGCCGCGCGTGACGCTGGCGATCTCGCCAACGTGAACAAGCTCGAGAAGGACCTGGCCTTCAACCTCGGCGGCCACGTCAACCACTCGATCTTCTGGACCAACATGTCGCCCGACGGTGGCGACAAGCCCACGGGTGACCTCGAGAGCGCGATCGACGACACGTTCGGCTCGTTCGACAAGTTCACGGCCCACTTCACCGCAGCGGCCATGGGCGTTCAGGGCTCCGGCTGGGCAGCGCTCATGTGGGACTCGATCGGCAAGAACCTCATCATCAACCAGTTCTTCGACCAGCAGGCCAACTTCGCCGCCGGCACCGTGCCCCTCCTCCTGCTCGACGTCTGGGAGCACGCGTACTACCTCGACTACAAGAACGTCCGCGCCGACTACGTCAAGGCTTTCTGGAACATCGCCAACTGGGAGAACGTCCAGAACCGCTTCACCGTTGCGCGCGAAAAGACCGACGGCCTGCTGGTACTGTCATAG
- the tpiA gene encoding triose-phosphate isomerase: protein MAAVSRVPLIAGNWKMNFDHEQAIAFVQKLAWTLKDAGHDFDAKGSEVAVFPPFTDLRPVQNLIWSDKLEVVYGGQDLSEHDSGAYTGEISGAFLAALKCRYVLVGHSERRTMHGETDEQLARKVAAALRHGLVPVLCVGETAEDLEEHGPSAVPVAQLRAALADVSGTPDIVIAYEPVWAIGSGLAATPEQAEQVASALRSTLAELLGDEVAQATRILYGGSVKASNIASLMREPNIDGALVGGASLDVNEFASIARFQKHVGT, encoded by the coding sequence ATGGCAGCAGTAAGCAGGGTCCCGCTCATCGCGGGCAACTGGAAGATGAACTTCGACCACGAGCAGGCGATAGCCTTCGTGCAGAAGCTCGCATGGACCCTCAAGGACGCCGGTCACGACTTCGACGCCAAGGGTTCAGAGGTTGCGGTCTTCCCACCCTTCACTGATCTTCGACCCGTTCAGAACCTCATCTGGTCGGACAAGCTCGAGGTGGTCTACGGCGGACAGGACCTGTCCGAGCACGATTCCGGCGCGTACACCGGAGAGATCTCCGGTGCGTTCCTCGCGGCCCTGAAGTGCCGCTATGTGCTCGTTGGTCACTCCGAGCGCCGCACGATGCATGGCGAAACTGACGAGCAGCTCGCACGCAAGGTGGCGGCCGCGCTTCGCCATGGACTCGTCCCCGTGCTGTGCGTCGGCGAGACCGCGGAGGACCTGGAGGAGCACGGTCCGAGCGCCGTCCCCGTCGCCCAGCTCCGTGCGGCGCTGGCCGACGTCTCCGGAACGCCCGACATCGTGATCGCTTACGAGCCGGTCTGGGCGATCGGATCGGGATTGGCGGCCACGCCCGAGCAGGCGGAGCAGGTCGCTTCTGCACTTCGATCGACTCTTGCTGAGCTCCTCGGCGACGAGGTGGCCCAGGCCACGCGCATCCTCTATGGCGGATCGGTGAAGGCGAGCAACATCGCGTCGCTCATGCGCGAACCGAACATCGACGGTGCCCTGGTCGGCGGTGCAAGCCTCGACGTCAACGAGTTCGCGAGCATCGCGCGCTTCCAGAAGCATGTCGGAACCTGA
- a CDS encoding RNA polymerase-binding protein RbpA, whose protein sequence is MASGGSAIRGSRVGAGPMGEQDRGFHADRIAVSYWDEMGNETVRYFAANLPDEEIPEVIDSPSTGLPAGRDKNNPPSVAKLEPYKTHLAYVKERRTEEEASQLLEEALVQLRTRRGTAGN, encoded by the coding sequence ATGGCATCTGGCGGTAGTGCAATTCGAGGGTCCCGCGTCGGGGCCGGTCCCATGGGCGAACAGGATCGCGGCTTCCACGCCGACCGCATCGCCGTGTCCTATTGGGACGAGATGGGCAACGAGACTGTTCGCTACTTCGCGGCAAATCTGCCCGACGAGGAGATCCCTGAGGTCATCGACTCTCCGTCGACGGGTCTGCCCGCCGGTCGCGACAAGAACAACCCGCCGTCGGTGGCCAAGCTCGAGCCGTACAAGACGCATCTCGCATACGTGAAGGAACGCCGCACCGAAGAGGAAGCATCGCAGCTCCTCGAGGAGGCGCTCGTCCAGCTCCGTACTCGCCGAGGCACCGCAGGCAACTAG
- the zwf gene encoding glucose-6-phosphate dehydrogenase, with the protein MTPAPITAGFNPLRLPSDRRLNRIAGPSGLIIFGVTGDLSRKKLMPAVYDLANRGLLPPGFALVGFARRDWEDQDFAEVVHDAVKQYARTPFDEDVWKQLATGIRFVQGEFDDDAAFARLKATIEELDRDRGTMGNHAFYLSIPPKSFPQVTEQLRNSGLAEPKEGQWRRVVIEKPFGSDLKTARELNDVVESVFPPDSVFRIDHYLGKETVQNILALRFANQLYEPIWNANYVDHIQITMAEDVGVGGRAGYYDGIGAARDVIQNHLLQLLALTAMEEPVSFDAADLRAEKEKVLSAVRLPKDLGKHTARGQYSGGWAGGEKVIGFLDEDGMNPLSTTETYAAIRLDIDTRRWAGVPFYLRTGKRLGRRVTEIAVVFKRAPQYLFAESQTSALGQNALVIRVQPDEGVTIRFGSKVPGAGMQVRDVTMDFGYGHAFTEASPEAYERLILDVLLGDPPLFPRHEEVELSWKILDPIEEYWAKQGQPEQYRPGTWGPASADALMARDGRTWRRP; encoded by the coding sequence CGACTCAATCGGATCGCTGGTCCGAGCGGCCTCATCATCTTCGGTGTGACAGGTGACCTGTCGCGCAAGAAGCTGATGCCGGCGGTCTACGACCTCGCCAACCGTGGTCTTCTTCCTCCCGGCTTCGCGCTCGTCGGCTTCGCCCGGCGCGACTGGGAGGACCAGGACTTCGCTGAGGTCGTCCACGACGCCGTCAAGCAGTATGCGAGGACCCCGTTCGACGAGGACGTCTGGAAGCAGCTTGCGACGGGCATCCGTTTTGTCCAGGGCGAGTTCGACGACGATGCCGCGTTCGCGCGCCTGAAGGCGACGATCGAGGAACTCGACCGGGACCGCGGAACGATGGGCAACCACGCGTTCTACCTCTCGATCCCGCCGAAGTCGTTCCCGCAGGTGACCGAGCAGCTCCGTAACTCAGGGCTCGCCGAGCCCAAGGAGGGCCAGTGGCGACGAGTCGTCATCGAGAAGCCGTTCGGAAGCGACCTGAAGACCGCGCGTGAGTTGAACGACGTCGTAGAGTCCGTGTTCCCGCCCGACAGTGTGTTCCGTATCGACCACTACCTCGGTAAGGAGACGGTGCAGAACATCCTGGCTCTGCGCTTCGCCAACCAGCTGTACGAACCCATCTGGAACGCCAACTACGTCGACCACATCCAGATCACGATGGCCGAGGATGTGGGCGTCGGTGGACGTGCCGGCTACTACGACGGCATCGGTGCAGCGCGCGACGTGATCCAGAACCACCTCCTGCAGCTCCTGGCCCTGACGGCGATGGAGGAGCCCGTGTCATTCGATGCCGCGGATCTCCGCGCCGAGAAGGAGAAGGTTCTCTCGGCCGTTCGCCTCCCGAAGGACCTCGGAAAGCACACCGCCCGGGGCCAGTACTCGGGTGGTTGGGCCGGGGGCGAGAAGGTCATCGGCTTCCTCGACGAGGACGGGATGAACCCGCTCTCGACCACGGAGACCTACGCGGCCATTCGCCTCGACATCGACACTCGTCGGTGGGCGGGCGTGCCGTTCTACCTGCGCACGGGCAAGCGGCTCGGCCGCCGGGTGACCGAGATTGCGGTCGTGTTCAAGCGCGCCCCGCAGTACCTCTTTGCGGAGAGCCAGACGTCGGCGCTCGGCCAGAACGCACTCGTCATCAGGGTTCAGCCCGACGAGGGCGTGACCATCCGCTTCGGCTCGAAGGTGCCGGGCGCCGGGATGCAGGTGCGCGACGTGACGATGGACTTCGGCTACGGCCACGCCTTCACCGAGGCAAGCCCCGAGGCCTACGAACGACTCATTCTCGATGTGCTCCTCGGCGACCCTCCCCTCTTCCCGAGGCACGAGGAGGTCGAGCTCAGTTGGAAGATCCTCGACCCGATCGAGGAGTACTGGGCCAAGCAGGGCCAGCCCGAGCAGTATCGTCCGGGAACGTGGGGGCCGGCATCCGCCGATGCTCTCATGGCCCGCGACGGCCGTACCTGGAGGCGTCCATGA
- the whiA gene encoding DNA-binding protein WhiA: protein MALTAEVKEELASVQTGKTTLRAAELATILRFSGGLHMISGRIAIESELDTERLATRVRRDIAELYGVRADAQLVSASAPRRTSHYLVRVIEGGETLARQTGLLDARRRPIRGLPNRLTTGNTEEMAALWRGAFLAAGALTDPGRSSALEVTCPGNESAMALVGAAGRLGVAAKAREVRGVYKVVIRDGDAIASMLELMGARKSVAAWSELRQRREVRATANRLVNFDDANLRRSAQAAVAACARVERALEILGKDVPEHLRYAGELRLRFRDSSLDELGHHADPPMTKDAVAGRIRRLLAMADKRAADEGIPGTDANLPPDYEDE from the coding sequence GTGGCACTTACCGCCGAGGTCAAGGAGGAGCTGGCGTCAGTCCAGACGGGCAAGACGACTCTCCGAGCGGCGGAACTGGCTACCATCCTCCGGTTCTCCGGGGGCCTCCACATGATCTCCGGACGCATCGCGATCGAATCCGAGCTCGACACGGAGCGTCTCGCCACGCGCGTTCGGCGTGACATCGCCGAGCTCTACGGCGTTCGTGCCGATGCACAGCTCGTGAGCGCCTCAGCACCCCGGCGCACGAGCCACTACCTCGTCCGAGTGATCGAGGGGGGAGAGACCCTCGCCAGGCAAACCGGTCTCCTCGACGCGCGCAGGCGCCCGATCCGAGGACTTCCCAACCGTCTGACGACGGGCAACACCGAGGAGATGGCCGCGCTCTGGCGTGGTGCGTTCCTCGCCGCGGGCGCCCTGACGGATCCCGGCCGCAGTTCGGCTCTCGAGGTCACGTGCCCCGGCAACGAGTCCGCCATGGCGCTCGTGGGTGCTGCCGGCCGTCTCGGTGTCGCCGCCAAGGCACGCGAAGTGCGCGGTGTGTACAAGGTCGTGATCCGCGACGGGGATGCCATCGCATCCATGCTCGAGCTGATGGGCGCCCGCAAGAGTGTGGCCGCGTGGAGTGAGCTCCGCCAGCGCCGCGAGGTTCGCGCCACCGCCAACCGTCTCGTCAACTTCGACGACGCGAACCTGCGTCGCTCGGCACAAGCTGCCGTTGCGGCCTGCGCCCGCGTGGAGCGTGCGCTCGAGATCCTCGGCAAGGACGTGCCAGAGCATCTGAGGTACGCGGGGGAGTTGCGTCTGCGCTTCCGCGATTCGAGCCTCGACGAGCTCGGGCACCACGCGGACCCTCCCATGACGAAGGATGCCGTCGCTGGTCGCATCCGTCGCCTTCTGGCTATGGCCGACAAGCGTGCGGCCGACGAGGGCATCCCCGGAACGGACGCCAACCTGCCCCCGGATTACGAGGACGAGTAA
- a CDS encoding glucose-6-phosphate dehydrogenase assembly protein OpcA → MIVDLPNTTTSQISKTLVKIREEGGAVALGRVLTLIISTRLGEEEEAIEAANDASREHPMRVIVVSSDPEETSGARVDAQIRVGGDAGASEVIVVRAYGDASTDEESLVTGLLLPDAPVVAWWPGVAPENVSQSALGRIAQRRITDAASSSDPLAELSRLASSYAPGDTDFAWTRLTLWRAQLAAVLDQPPFVPVTAVRVRGASDSPSTALLAAWLQHALKVRVDLTVSAGSQGAGIEAVELTRKNGVIKLERIEPAIAQLEQPSQPTHDISLPRRSMRDCLAEELRRLDPDDLYGEVIQRGVPELSTSHGAAKVSA, encoded by the coding sequence ATGATCGTCGATCTGCCCAACACCACGACGAGCCAGATCTCGAAGACGCTCGTCAAGATCCGCGAGGAGGGCGGTGCTGTCGCCCTCGGTCGAGTCCTGACACTCATCATCTCGACGAGGCTCGGTGAGGAGGAGGAGGCCATCGAGGCCGCGAACGACGCCTCTCGTGAGCACCCCATGCGGGTGATCGTGGTCTCCTCGGATCCTGAGGAGACCAGCGGAGCGCGCGTTGACGCGCAGATCCGCGTCGGTGGTGACGCCGGAGCGAGCGAGGTCATCGTCGTGCGTGCCTACGGGGACGCCTCGACCGATGAGGAGAGCCTCGTGACGGGTCTGCTCCTCCCGGACGCCCCCGTCGTGGCATGGTGGCCAGGTGTCGCACCGGAGAACGTGTCCCAGTCGGCTCTGGGCCGTATCGCCCAGCGCAGGATCACGGATGCCGCATCCAGCAGCGATCCGCTCGCCGAGCTCTCTCGGCTCGCGAGCAGCTACGCCCCGGGCGACACGGACTTCGCGTGGACTCGACTCACGCTCTGGCGGGCACAGCTCGCCGCGGTGCTCGACCAGCCCCCATTTGTGCCGGTGACCGCGGTCCGGGTGCGGGGAGCGTCGGATTCGCCCTCCACCGCGCTACTCGCCGCGTGGCTGCAGCACGCGCTGAAGGTACGTGTGGATCTCACCGTGTCCGCCGGCAGCCAGGGCGCCGGCATCGAGGCAGTCGAACTCACGCGCAAGAACGGCGTGATCAAGCTCGAACGCATCGAGCCGGCGATCGCCCAGCTCGAGCAGCCGTCCCAGCCGACCCACGACATCTCACTTCCCCGCCGCAGCATGCGTGACTGCCTCGCTGAGGAGTTGCGACGTCTCGATCCCGACGACCTGTACGGCGAAGTGATCCAGCGCGGCGTTCCTGAACTGAGCACGTCCCATGGAGCGGCTAAGGTCTCAGCATGA
- the pgk gene encoding phosphoglycerate kinase, which produces MPIRTLESLGELGGKRVIVRCDLNVPLKDGQITDDGRIRASIPTLTKLIDAGARVVIVSHLGRPDGAPDPRYSLEPVAVRLAELLDRPVAFATDTVGDSATAVVGGLGDGDVALLENLRFNPEETSKDAAVRASFAGQLASFADAFVSDGFGVVHRKQASVFELADALPSAAGLLIEQELGVLERLTVTPERPYTVVLGGSKVSDKLSVIDALLPKVDTLLIGGGMLFTFLVAQGHKVASSLLEEDQVEVVREYLSRAKELGVEIVLPTDIVVASAFSADAEYEVAPSDAIELTPFGDKGLGLDIGPETSARFAEVIAGSKTVFWNGPMGVFELAPFAAGTKAVAAALASFDGFGVVGGGDSAAAVRALGFDDDQFGHISTGGGASLEFLEGKRLPGLEVLGWQQ; this is translated from the coding sequence ATGCCGATTCGCACGCTCGAGTCCCTCGGGGAGCTCGGGGGCAAGCGCGTCATCGTTCGCTGCGATCTGAACGTCCCCCTGAAGGACGGCCAGATCACGGATGACGGACGCATTCGCGCCTCGATCCCCACGCTCACCAAGCTCATCGACGCGGGTGCCCGCGTTGTGATCGTCTCGCACCTCGGTCGCCCTGACGGCGCCCCGGATCCTCGCTACAGCCTGGAACCGGTCGCCGTCAGGCTTGCGGAGCTCCTCGACCGCCCGGTCGCGTTCGCCACCGACACCGTCGGTGACTCGGCGACCGCGGTGGTCGGAGGGCTGGGCGATGGCGACGTCGCACTCCTGGAGAACCTGCGGTTCAACCCGGAGGAGACCTCGAAGGATGCCGCGGTCCGAGCATCCTTCGCCGGCCAGCTCGCCTCCTTCGCCGACGCGTTCGTCTCGGACGGTTTCGGTGTCGTGCATCGCAAGCAGGCGAGCGTCTTCGAGCTGGCCGACGCGCTTCCGAGTGCTGCCGGCCTTCTCATTGAGCAGGAACTCGGCGTTTTGGAACGGCTCACGGTGACTCCGGAACGTCCCTATACGGTCGTCCTCGGTGGGTCCAAGGTCTCGGACAAGCTCAGCGTCATCGACGCTCTGCTTCCCAAGGTCGACACGCTGCTCATTGGCGGCGGCATGCTGTTCACCTTCCTCGTGGCACAGGGGCACAAGGTCGCCTCCAGCCTGCTCGAGGAGGACCAGGTCGAGGTCGTGCGCGAGTACCTCTCGCGCGCGAAGGAACTCGGCGTGGAGATCGTCCTGCCGACGGACATCGTCGTGGCGTCCGCCTTCAGTGCGGATGCCGAGTACGAGGTGGCCCCCAGCGACGCAATCGAGCTGACCCCCTTCGGCGACAAGGGTCTGGGTCTCGATATCGGACCCGAGACGTCTGCACGCTTCGCTGAGGTGATCGCTGGCTCGAAAACGGTCTTCTGGAACGGTCCGATGGGCGTCTTCGAACTCGCTCCGTTCGCAGCGGGCACCAAGGCAGTTGCAGCGGCCCTCGCATCCTTCGACGGATTCGGGGTGGTCGGCGGGGGAGACTCGGCCGCAGCCGTTCGGGCCCTGGGCTTTGACGACGACCAGTTCGGTCACATTTCTACCGGCGGCGGCGCGAGCCTCGAGTTCCTCGAGGGCAAGCGACTTCCTGGACTGGAGGTCCTCGGATGGCAGCAGTAA
- the gap gene encoding type I glyceraldehyde-3-phosphate dehydrogenase gives MTVKIGINGFGRIGRNFFRAALAKGADVEIVAVNDLTDNKTLAHLLKYDTITGRLDATVEFDGEQIVVNGKAIRVFEERDPANLPWGELGVDIVIESTGRFTKSEDAAKHITAGAKKVIVSAPATGSDVATLVLGVNEDTYDPAIHNIISNASCTTNCLAPLAKVFMENFGIERGLMTTVHAYTADQNLQDGPHSDLRRARAAAANIIPTSTGAAKALGLVIPELVGKLDGYALRVPVITGSITDLTVTASRPVTVEEINAAYKAAAEGPLKGILKYTEDEIVSSDIVGDPHSSIFDAGLTKVIGDQVKVASWYDNEWGYSNRLVDITEFVGARL, from the coding sequence GTGACCGTCAAGATCGGTATCAACGGATTCGGCCGCATCGGCCGCAACTTCTTCCGCGCCGCACTCGCCAAGGGTGCCGACGTGGAGATCGTCGCGGTCAATGACCTGACCGACAACAAGACGCTTGCGCACCTGCTCAAGTACGACACGATCACCGGCCGTCTCGACGCCACCGTCGAGTTCGACGGTGAGCAGATCGTCGTCAACGGCAAGGCCATCCGCGTCTTCGAGGAGCGCGACCCCGCCAACCTCCCCTGGGGCGAGCTGGGTGTCGACATCGTCATCGAGTCGACCGGCCGCTTCACCAAGTCCGAGGATGCCGCGAAGCACATCACCGCGGGAGCCAAGAAGGTCATCGTCTCCGCCCCGGCCACCGGTTCGGATGTCGCGACCCTGGTGCTCGGCGTGAACGAGGACACCTACGACCCCGCGATCCACAACATCATCTCGAACGCGTCGTGCACCACGAACTGCCTGGCGCCGCTCGCGAAGGTGTTCATGGAGAACTTCGGCATCGAGCGTGGTCTCATGACGACGGTCCACGCCTACACCGCCGACCAGAACCTGCAGGACGGCCCCCACAGCGACCTGCGCCGTGCCCGTGCCGCCGCCGCGAACATCATCCCCACGTCGACCGGTGCGGCCAAGGCCCTTGGCCTTGTCATCCCGGAGCTCGTGGGCAAGCTCGACGGCTACGCGCTGCGCGTCCCGGTCATCACCGGATCGATCACCGACCTGACCGTCACGGCATCGCGCCCGGTCACCGTCGAGGAGATCAACGCCGCGTACAAGGCTGCAGCCGAGGGCCCGCTCAAGGGAATCCTCAAGTACACCGAGGACGAGATCGTCTCCAGTGACATCGTGGGGGACCCGCACTCGTCGATCTTCGACGCGGGCCTCACCAAGGTCATCGGCGACCAGGTCAAGGTTGCCTCGTGGTACGACAACGAGTGGGGCTACTCGAACCGCCTGGTCGACATCACCGAGTTCGTCGGCGCGCGTCTCTAG
- the pgl gene encoding 6-phosphogluconolactonase, with protein sequence MSPERRVLVHESKEILAAAVAARFLRKVKDLIEEFGEASVVLTGGTMGIAVLAAINSSPARDSVDWSRVNVWWGDERWLPEGDPERNETQARDALLDHVGLDPERVHPFARSDAGLDLDAAAEAYSTELQANAPRSARFPHFDITFLGMGPDGHIASLFPGMDGIRETEATVISVRNSPKPPPERLSLTLPTINSSARVWAVVAGADKASALGLTLADASIDEVPASGLEGRRSTLFFVDGDAAAEVPENLIDPGQFWTGADDIQQN encoded by the coding sequence ATGAGTCCTGAACGTCGCGTGCTCGTCCACGAGAGCAAGGAGATTCTCGCGGCAGCAGTCGCGGCGCGATTCCTCCGCAAGGTCAAGGATCTGATCGAGGAGTTCGGCGAGGCGAGTGTCGTCCTCACAGGCGGAACGATGGGCATCGCTGTTCTGGCGGCGATCAACTCGTCGCCTGCGCGTGACTCCGTCGACTGGTCCCGCGTGAACGTCTGGTGGGGCGACGAGCGGTGGCTGCCTGAGGGTGATCCCGAACGCAACGAGACGCAGGCTCGCGATGCCCTCCTGGACCATGTCGGGCTCGACCCTGAGCGGGTCCATCCCTTCGCCCGCTCTGACGCAGGACTTGACCTGGATGCCGCGGCGGAAGCCTATTCGACCGAGCTCCAGGCGAACGCTCCCCGATCCGCGCGCTTCCCCCACTTCGACATCACATTCCTGGGGATGGGGCCGGACGGACACATCGCTTCGCTGTTCCCCGGCATGGACGGGATCCGCGAAACCGAGGCAACCGTGATCTCGGTACGCAACTCCCCCAAGCCTCCTCCGGAGCGGCTCAGCCTGACGCTGCCGACCATCAACTCGTCGGCGCGCGTGTGGGCTGTCGTTGCCGGGGCCGACAAGGCATCAGCACTGGGACTTACTCTCGCGGACGCGAGTATCGATGAGGTCCCCGCTTCCGGCCTCGAAGGGCGTCGCAGCACGTTGTTCTTCGTCGACGGGGATGCCGCCGCAGAAGTTCCCGAGAACCTCATCGATCCCGGCCAGTTCTGGACGGGCGCGGACGACATCCAGCAGAACTGA
- the secG gene encoding preprotein translocase subunit SecG: MEILQVVLQVLLGITSLLLTLLILLHRGRGGGLSDMFGGGVTSNLGASGVAERNLNRITVLLAVVWIICIVILGLITRFNG; encoded by the coding sequence GTGGAAATTCTCCAGGTCGTGCTTCAGGTTCTCCTGGGCATCACGTCTCTTCTCCTGACCCTCCTGATCCTTCTTCACCGCGGACGTGGTGGAGGACTGTCGGACATGTTCGGTGGAGGTGTCACGTCGAACCTCGGCGCATCCGGCGTTGCCGAGCGCAACCTCAATCGAATCACCGTTCTTCTGGCTGTTGTCTGGATCATCTGCATCGTGATTCTCGGACTCATCACCAGATTCAACGGCTGA